Within Channa argus isolate prfri chromosome 4, Channa argus male v1.0, whole genome shotgun sequence, the genomic segment CGCTCATCAAGTGGCTGGTCTGAAAACAGCTCACTCACTCTGTGTTTAATCACTGTGCTTTCATACCAGCCTGTTGAATTTAGCAGAAACActccttctctctcttgttCGCGCCCTGGAGACTTTCACACCAAGAAGAGACCTGTCCTTGTATTCTCGCTGTAGTACCTCTGTTAAATTTTAAGTAACTTGACATGAACTAAAGGGAAAAGAAGCCCAAAACATGCCCAATATCACAGACTTTGCCATCTTAAATAACCTAAAAAATGTTGTGGTAAATACCGACATATGGACGTTGAGctattgtttactgtaaatacacatcTCAACAACAGTTTTCTTGGgtcttctgtgttttatttttgtcttcctAATATTTTCCTCCCAGAAACatcaaaagaaaccaaaagaaTGTGAAGCATTTAAACCCCCCTCTCCCCAGTATGCATGCATTACATATTGTTGTAGAACTGTACTTtggaaatgtaaattaatgtattaaaaacaagcttgtttgcatgtgtcattgtttcttttacaCAGCGTAAATATTAAAGTTAGGTTGGGTCTATACACGgtagaaacatttattaaacatggATTTTAAAGTGATTTGGTTTTTGTCATGAGTGTGTATTAGTAATAGTAGTATAATAtagagagagaatgtgtgagTAAATACATAATATTCACACTGCTTCTGAGGATACAAAATATTCAACATTGTTTTATCAGACTGATAGTAATACACGTTACTAATTGTATAAGAATTGCTGCTAATTAACATAATTTTACTAAAGAAAATTACAGGACATTGGTATATTATAGACCTCAGAAGGAAAACTAAGGATTAGTTGTTACTAGTTAATGCATTACCCATAATATAAAAAGCGACTTTATCAAGTATTTGAGCTTTGTTTGTGTCAAAGACAACTGTTACTATTTCAGTACACttgatttttttaagatttttgggaaaaaaaatgacagttaTTAATGTGGTTGcacacacagcagtaaaatTCATATTCACAATCCAAAAGCATGGCTGAAAACCTCACTCTGTGGCTGATGTCTCTATTGTCAAGTTCTGTGTAGAAAATGATCACTGTTGAGTTTCTGTGATGTTTCTTCTAAAGCCTGGCATCACGTCTGTTCTCTTACTGCCTTAGTCTCAGGTGGAGTGACGGTTGTACTCGTGGGGAGGATGCATCCCATCATAGTGAAACTCCCTCCACTGCTCGGTGCTCTCTCTGGTTCTCTCATTTTGCTCTGAAAGAATTTAGGATTTTCAGTGAACGAACTCATCACTGAGCTACTGTACATCACATTTGAATTTCCATACCATCATGCTCCTCCTCAGCATAGCCCTCAAACTCGTTCCTCTTCTCCTCGTGAAACTCTCTCTTTCGTTCGTCTGCAGCCAAAACCTGCCTCTGTTCAACTGCAAATACAGACAAGGAGGAGGATTTGGAATATAAAAAGGAGTTTGAATTGGTAAATATCCTAGATTCAGAAATTTACAGTATAATCATACTGCAACACCAAGAACcaatacaatttttaatattacagCCTGACAAAGACTAGaccaaataatatttaaaatgtactttattaatccccatGGTTACATAGTTGTCGACAGGCTGCACCATTTATAGGGTAAGTGTGGTGTTCAAAGACACTTCAATgtgtagccaggaggaaccaggaatCTAATCATTGTTTCTGTTGTTCATGGACAACTGCTAATCCAGCTGAGCTATACTGTGTTAATATTCATGGACTCAAATAATATAAAAGTacatgtaatttattattttccatcaCCAGAGaacagactgaaaaaacaacaacaaagtgttCAGCATCACAAGGCTACAACCACTGAAGTTTCCTCAGAATGGAATCACTGCATCTTAAACTAAAGATGTTTTGTGAACATCGTCATATATCTGGTGTTTGTGGTGAAGCGGTGATTCATAGCAGCTGATTACTTTCAAGGctgacacacaatcacaaaaaacCTGAACATAAAGTGGTGGGAAAAAAAGCTAATGAGTCACACCTACACCTCTTTCTTTTATCCAGGAGACGTATGTAGGCAGAAACCAAAATGAAagaatagattttaaaatgtcttagtcCCACTTGTCCCACCCATTTGTACAAAGTCCTCAtttcaacaaaaataatttaatttaagttaaagTGAAGCTAAGAAACTTTAGTAGTCTGAGTTAAAcaaatcaagtttttttttttaaccttacaGTCTCTTTAGCATTTAGCAAGGATGAATTTCTGGATCGGAGTCCAAGCTGGTCTAATACCTGGATTTGTTCAATTTTGCCCCCAGCAAGTTCCTTTTGTTCGTTCATTCACTGCTCCTTAAATAGTCTGTACAGGCAAAGACAATGTATGCTAACAGGTGCGGGCTCAGTGACACGTCTTTTCTAGGTGATCACATCTTGTGATCTGCAGCAGTGAAAAAATTAAACCCTCAGATAACAGTGATTTCATCTAGAAttctagaaagaaaaaaaaaagattttgcaaGATTTGTGAACTTGCACCTTAAGCTTTAATACCATCAAATGATGTTTGgattaatttagatttagaCTGATCTTATGTTTAGATACAGAGCAGTGAGACCCAGGACCTTCAAAGCGTAACAATCTGCATGTGACCTCTGACTAGAACAAATAGTAGGTTGTCATGAATGGGCAGGTTAGTGTCAGTAGAAGTCAAACATTGGATCTCTCTCCAGGTTTCCCAGCGCATGCCTGTTCATGGCATGGAAGATTGAAGTTCAAGTTATAATAGTGTTCATAAGATATGCAAAAGAGTTGCAGATTATTATTTGCAACATATTTAACAGTATGAGTAGTGACAAATCAGCAGATCGTTTGAAGTCTGATGGTTTGATGtctatgttttttaaatggtacATCACCTTATCCACACTGAAATATCTAATACATATATCAAATATTGTCTTTTGCAAATGTCGTCCACCTGAAAGACAAATGTTATGCTTTTATGTCGTTATGCACCAGGAGAGGCACTTCATAGTAAGCACAATTTATTTGTCTCACTTTGTTACTTGGTTTTTCTCTGACCCCGTTCTGCCTGTTTGTCGGCACATTCCACATTCAACTCCCAACCGCTCGCCCACTCACTCGTCCATCTCAGTCTTTTCACTGTGTTCTCtgctttgtgttcattttatgCCGCCTTTAACTGCACAAAGTGTCTTGTTGTTGAGACACAGACCCACAGCATGTTACACAATTCAGAGCAGCAGTTTCAGTGTGTCCTCTCACCTTTCTGCTAACAGAATTGTACATAATGCTGCCATTAAAATACCCAAGAAAGTCAAACATGGTGAAGTATGTGAACCTTCACAACATTTGCAGGCAGAATATTGACGGATTTTAATGTGAGCTCCATGCTGACCTGTAGCTCCTGTTGCAACACCAAGCAGAGGCAATAGAGCTTCtactttcatttattaaaaaaaaaagaaaagaaaaaaagaaagagacaaattaATCTTTCAGTGCACACAATGCCCACATTTCCAATAAGATCCCATACCTCTTTATGCTCAGGATGAGGACAAATAGATGAATAGACTTCATACAGAAGTCAGTTGCATTACagattttctgacattttttccttgtgcataTGATTGATGCTGTGGTTTATggacattaaacacatttttctgatgATGCATGCTGCTTCAGGCTCTTCAACCTCTCTTTCAAGAGCCcattatgtaaaacaaatttcattagGGAACAGAAAAGACTCATTAAGTTAGTTTTTAGAGTCACATGACATGTTGTTGATACTTAGCATTCTACAATTTAagtatataataaattaaacagtaaTAGCAATCACATTTTGTATGATAATTCAAAGTcattaacactttattttattatttgtttcacaTCCATATCACTTTAAAAGTGCCAGGCCAACTGGATAAACTTTTTCAGATTTAATTTACTAAAATAGTAGTAGAATTAAAATTTACCAATATGACAAAAATTTTGCACAGTACAACGTTTTACTGTCCAGTTTGCAGGAATACAAACTAGTGGTGAACTAAAACTAGTGAAACTGAAGAATAAATCACAAACTCCTGACCACTTGAACTCACGTTATTTTGTAAGACGTGAGTACAAGTGATAAACAgtgtctatttttattttttcttaaacacTGAATCCCGCAGGTGAGACAAATGGTTTTCTAGTGCATCGTCATTAAAGTTAGTGCCAAGTTGAATGCAACATAATGACTTAGATTCTGAAAAACAGTGGTGGTGTGAGAGTGCATCTGTTGCCAAAATGCACCTATACTTACACAATGAACTACAAATGCATACTATTAccaaacgcacacacacccatacacaccaCCATGGATGGCCAGACCTCATTCCTCACTGCCACAAACAACCTGCAGATTGAACTCACTGTTAATCTCATCCTGAGTCTTCACACCACGTCTGCTGCGTCTTCTAAAGAAGTTTGTGGCATCTGCTTCCGTCATGAAAATCCTCTTCAGTTGACCTGCAGTGTAAGCAGAAGGAGGTTCAGCTCACAACAAAAAGGGATAAAGAGAGCAGTGGAGGTGCAGCTGATGCAGCTCCTCACCTTGTCGGTCTTTGGCTCTGCCTGGCCTGCTGGACACAGCTGCAGAGTCTGCCTCTGGAGACACTGAGTCTGAGGACAAAACAAGAACATAAAATACAGAATCTAGGCTCCTTATGAAATTAAATAGAAAGACCACAAGCTGTTATTATTGTGTCTAAACAAGATCCTGCTGGCACAAAGAATTATATATATAGAAGTCATACAAGCAAAAAAGCATACAAACACCCAAATCCGAGCTTATTTGCTTTAAACTCACATGAAAGTGCAAGGAGCACAATAAGGAAAGCGAGCAGGGTCGCATATGTCCAAGACATCTTTAGCTTTGTGTCCAAAATTGCAGAGATACAGTACAAGCAATGACCAAGAAGATGCAGAGAGATAGGTAAGACTTATGTGAGAGGTGGGATGGGAGCCTGGAGGAATGTTATTGACTGCTTTTCAGATGAAGGAGGGAGTGACTGAGCAGATCTGATGAGAAGCGAAGTCAACAAACagaagagagcagagaggaaggtGCTAAGGCCTGAGTTTTGACTTATTGtgcttctttatttttctgtcaatgTACTTCTGTAAAATCTACATGATCATTACATATGGACCTACCATTTACTGTTTGTCAAGTAGCATAGGCCTGTGGGGACGTTTCTTTAGTCATGTACTGCACAGGCAGAATATGTTTCACTTTGTCTGCTTATTATCTACACTGAGCAGAGAAAAGATGGATGATGAGCAACTAAAACGCTGACATTTGTGCAGGCCCAAAGCTGAAGCAGGGTTTTCTTGCCAATGGGCCCCTGAACAAGGCCGCTCTCTCTGCTCCTGCATAAAGTTGTACCGGAAAGTATGCAGCCTTCTGTTTGCTGGAGATTTTTCCCACCTGAGTTCTGGCTGTGCCCCAGAAAAGAGTGAATGTCTAAATTGTTTTGTCGGGCAATTGAAGGTGGGGGAGTGTTGCTCAGGGTAGAGAGAGATAAAATCAGAAGGGGAATTCGAGAATATGAGGCATGAGAATGTTTTGCAAAAGTAATGGAGGAAAGCAAAGGATGGGTTCAAACTTTCCAAACTGTGCTAATTCATTTAGGACAATAAATGCACCAGGGGGGGGAGAGTTTCTAATTACCACTCACAGGGAAATGTATCTTTGAGTTTTAGGTTTTGTCCTGTTTAGGTAACCAGATTATcctaaaatttattttaatatttttaaaaatgattacatttgTACTGTAGGTACTGTAGTTACTAAGCTTCACACACAGTTATACAGTGTATGTGTTCAAATTATGCaggttttccaaaataaaatatgtatcatTATGTATcaaaaattttcattttgtactgAGCAGGCCTGTTAGCTACAGGTCCAGTGGCCTGAGATGTCAGGGAGACCCTTGGGCCACAAATTCactacagagacaaaatgatcaaaaaaacacaattgtccTAAATTGTCCTAAAGAGACTAACAACAACCAAATGTGCACAAAATTGTCCTACTGAGAGgtaaaaaaagaccaaaaataaCATGACAGActcatttttacttattttgtgtctctttcagcCTCAGGGTCCTATTTGGGAGTGGTGGAGGAGCCTCTTACCTCTCTGTACAGAAGCTCATTGTGTCATTATCTGTCTATGAGCAGATGAACATATAACCAAACTATCAGGATGCTTTCTGTCAAAAGGCGTCTGTGCTGGTCTAAGAGGATGAGAAGCCATTTTAAACCAATTTTTAGGAAGAGAAGCCAAACGCTTGGGGTGAGCTTTTAGAGACTGCTCTTCATTCTCTGAGACCATTACATCCTTCTTTAGACAGTTCTTTTGCTGACCGGAGTATTGCTTTCTTACTCGATCTATCAGTGTGCTATGCTAGACATTTTGCACTAAACGCTGCGTTTGACACTATCACAGTGATACTTAGTGAGCCATGCTCTGCTGGAATCCTGAGGAACAGTCATACCTATAAAATACGAACAGTGGGGACATGGATGTATTATGAGAAGTAGATCATATCAGAACCAAAAATGTGCTTCATAAAGTgcaaaaacttaaatatttcttcttcattttacattttagaaaagagTCCCACAAATTCTAGCGAATCATCATTCAAAAAGACCTGAAATGAAGGAACTTGATGTCCATCACCAAAAAGGCTCAATGGCACTTGTACTTTTAACAGCAGCTGAGGTTTTGAGTGTCACATGTGCTGCTGGTGCAGTTCCGCACTGGAATCAATCAGTCAACTCCTGCTTCATTACTGTGTGCTTCGGTTCTGCGTCATCACACTTCAACACGCTGCAACATGTGGTGGGATTTTCAGAGAAAAATCACATCTGTcatcccctcccccccctctgCTCACAGACATCTACTGCTCCAGGGTGAAAAACAGAgttctgacctctgtcaccccTGCCAGCCCCTCTTCCAAATCACTTTCACCTAAAAGTCAGATTGAGAGTACCCAGAATCAAGACCggcctccacctcctccacatcTTCTTAGCCCAGGCAACTGACATCTtcaagaaaaacagtaaaaaactgtaaacacaacTACACCACTTCACAACCCATATTGTCCTCAGGTTCATATTTTCTCTGGGTCTGGCACAGATAATCATATGCTGCTCTTTACACAGCTTCACACCTTtgagaatgtgatggacaaATCcatacttacatacatacactaAATCTATACATATTTGCTTaattctaaactttttttttaaattttttaattttttttaacttagtgAAGTACTTCAATTGTTGTGCTTGTGTGCAAGCAtgtgcttagtacttttacttgagcaaAACATTTGAAGTGATAGTTCCACTTGTAATAGagtattttttaaagcaaatattctTTTGAGTTTGCATACACTTGTGTCTCTTCTATagcactgttgtgttttttcgttattactactactaccactactactactactacaactactactactactactattattattattattattattattatcaatatggGTTTTTCTGCATAGGatactttatgtttttatttctgttgtgttttattgtgagaCTGGACTACACTGAGTTAGTTGTACTTGGTAAATCTGATGATTCCCTGGTTTTCATGTAAATATCACTAATTTTCCATGCGTTCACAGACTTTTGAAACCCACAGTATGAAACTTCGAAGCCTGTAAACAAGCCATGCTGCAGGACGCTACGACCCCGCGGAAGTAAGGGACACTGGAGACCAGAAAGTAGCCACCGCCACACGGAAACCACAAAGAAGGATAAGAAGGAGtcggtgctttttttttcacgCTCCAAGGGAAAGACGGCATCCGGACTGAGAAGAAGCTCCGAGGTCGGGGACTCCGGTCGGAGCAACGCTCATCGTTTCTGGTGAGAATCGCCGTTTTCGGTGTAGTTTCTGTGAGATTATCGCAGACaaacagctgctgaagcttCAGTTAGAGTCGCGCTGACACAGGAAcaccccccctctctctctccaaacGGTGACACAAAACAGGCTTTAACAGTGTGCGATGTTTACTTCACAGTCCGCAGTGTGAATGCGgtcatttgtttattatgtgcGCTGTCCCCGGCGAATGGCCGCGCGCAGCTCGCACCAATAATGGGCAGTTGTATCATTTCTGCTCTGCCGAGTTAAACATTTGCTGTGGAGGCGACGCAAACACTCGGCTGGCTGGTTTGTCACTGAACTGTATGTGGTGGGGTTGTAAAAAGGGAGAGGGCTGGCCGGGTGCTCTACATGTATCGTCTTGCAGAGTTGCTACAGAAACATTCACTGACCCACATTTCAGAGATGTCCTGACTCTGTGGcccaaaacatttttacttggAGGACCGCGCAAACTGTACCAGTCtctgcacccccccccccttccccctctgtgtgtgtgtgtgtgtgtgtgtgtgtgtgtgtgtgtgtgtgtgtgtgtgtgtttctctctctctctcactcactcacacacacacacagtcagtatTAAGGGCTTTAAGCAGCTGTTGTCTGAAGGCCAGGGCAGGAGCCTGCATGGGAAACAGTCTGAGGAAGACTCAAACAAGCAGTTTCTAGGTATCTCACCTCACCACGCAGCTTTTCATGAATTCCTCTACTGCGTCTTTTTCCAATGATGAGGTAACCTGTGGTTGTGTATGGGAAGTGAGCAGGATGTCTAAAAGGAAGACATCATTGTTCTGCAGGGGCAATCAGACGTGAGAGTAATTCTCGTGGCAAACTGACGAGGAAGGTCATTTTGGTGTGAAAACACCCAAGAGCCCAAGTGGTGACATATTTATTGTTCTTAGTAATACTAACTCATGGCTCAAGTTAGAAAAAATAACAGTTGACGTCATTATCAAGATTTGATTCTATCAAACACTCAATAACCTGTGAGTTAATAGCTTAAACTAATGCAGTCAGCTGCAACATAGCCCACTTTGACAAAGGTTATAATGCCCAGTTAAACTTAAGGCACAGTTTAATTGTGTTGCATTACACTGTGATGTATTTCCAATGTTAGTGTATCCGACAACTCGACAGCaccacaaacagcagctgtcaTGGGCAAAACTAACAGTGTTGAATCAGCACCTCTCTTTCAAGGTCTGAATCCAACCTGAATGTTAACCTTTATGGAGGTAGAATTTGCTAATTTGTAATCGGTGAGCTTTCAGCACTAAATAACATGTCACAATATGGGCGTATGACTGACAATATGAACTCACTATTGCACGAGacttattcatttatatttgtgacattttgttgAGGTTTGTAGCTTGCTCGGATCaactaaaataacaataactccAAAAAAAGCAATAGGAAAAGTGTTGACAGCGCAATTATTtaccaaaatgctttttttaatagattttttgaGTAAGAAGAGTTTATATCTGTGTCGTTTTTAGTTAGCTTGACACCATAAGTATTGTTGTCTATCAGCTGCACAAGAACTCTAAGAAAATGCAGCCAAATATATAGAAGCTTTAAAGAATCATTTCACTCAAATATACACTAAGTAAAGAAGCAAGAATCCAGAGCTTTTGATGCAGTGCtatcaaaacaatgttttatagtTCATAATGTATTTCTGTGGGCTGAATAAAGGAGCTGCCCTcgcactttctttcttttcctctgagcAGGTTTCACTTTGACAGGGACAATCTGTTGAGCTTCCTTTCAAGATGTGTGTCACTCAGGAGCTTCAGGTGTATAATTTGTGTTTAGCCTGGTACCCGCAGGCGGGCAGGGGGATGCAGTGTGCCCGTGTGTGTTGGTTTGACGTGGAGTCGTTCCCTTGGTGAAGGCCTTGGGAATGGTGGTAGCAGGGTAACCTGAGCCGCTGTGAAACAGCTGTAGCCACACGGCGCTGATCCCTCAAGTCCCAGTGCAGATCAGATGATGGTCCAGTATGTGTATTGGGTGCGTGTGGGGATAcacatgaatgaatgtgtttttgccACTTTAACACATGCAGTGACACAAAGAATCTTTTCCAAACCAAACAGAATTGACTCTTTGAGCAATTCTAATAATTGTTGGTGTGTTGGTTAGAAAGGTCGTGTGTATGCAGGAGGCTGAAAGTTAGTATGTCACTTTTCTCTAGGGAGCAGCTGCTAAGTCACAGGCACAGTGCCGGTCTATAGTTAGCCATGAATACAAagtcttcctcttttctctgctgcatTAACACAAGAAGTCTGATGCTGGCACGCAGCTTAGCTCCCCCACATGCAGTTGTCCTACAAGACAAATGCTGTTGCTTGCAAGTTAGACTGTCTCCACTCCCTGATGTTCTATCTCCATCTGAATTTGTGAGTGTCGGGTGGTGATAAACACCCCCCACCCTCTCTAGCTTTGAGCCAGCTGCCCTAAAACCTGTTTGATTGAGTTATGCAGTAACAACTTACACCCCATATCTGGGGTTGTCATCTACAGTATTAATGTCTGAAGCAGGTGAGGGACAAATATTGCCTTTTTCCCCATCAACCTTGGCAGGGTTTGCAGGAGATGAACACATTCTTTATTTGGAAGCAGACACACATCTTCATCCGATGTTATTCTAGCCAGAGTAGCTTTGCATATTTGGGCTGCATTGAAGTGTTCATAATTAAGTTCCCATTGGTTTAATCAAAACATGTTAAAtccattgtatttttaattagctGAAAGTTGAAACCCTCAGGCCTTCTCGATCTCAGTTCAGTAGCCTTTTCTAATCAGGGATGGAGAAAGTAGACCACTGTTCAGcagctaaaaataaatgctgGGTTCCTTCTTAATGACGTTATCAATTTTCCATTCAATTTAAAGCTTAGTGAGTTTCTTACCACTCACTTGTTGGAAAGAAGAAAGAGCTACATGGAAGATTTTCCTTTTGTTCAGATGAAAACGTCCGATTCTAAATAAATATGAGATTTGTCAACGGAAACATTACTCACAGCAGTATTTAATAATTGTGTCACAATTTCACCTTTTCTATATTCTCACATGTTATTAGTGTTATTTCTTTGTAAATTCACTACTGTTGAATGTTGACCAAACACCTAAACTTTGGAAAACTAATGGGATTAGTCCTGCAGCAAGCAGCTCTCTGGATTGTTGTTTAAAGTACCACCACAGTTATTTAATAGCCACAGTGGtgtattttcaaattgttttgttttgtctgagcaAATGTTACTCAGTTTACTATTAGATAAGGCACAAAAACAGAAGATCATTAAAGTTGAGGAACAGGAACTaggtcattttgtttcaaatattaCCTAAATGATTAGTTCATTATAGGCTAAACAAACAAAGTTGTCCAGCTttactgtagcttttttttttgcataatctGACAGTTTACATGTATGAATAGGTACAGAGGACCAGTTCTATCTGTATGATACACAattgtcagttttgtttgtctgctgttGAATTGCTGTTGAAACCTTTAACCCTGTGTCTAACTGCCCACTAATGATGTAATGCATGTAATAATGTGCCATGCTTTTCCACTGGCTCTGCAGCCAGTCCTCAGCCTTAGCTGAGTTTGACAAGTGACTCCACAGGCCAGATTAATACAACCCGTTGTCGAGGTAGAACTGATTTATTAGATTAAAACACTCCACAGTTATTAAATTGTCAAAGTAACAGTCCAGCTGCAGTTTAAACACCAACTTTAACTTGGTTTGGATTTGTCAATAACTGTGCTGcagaatatttatataaaatacctGTTTCCACATGTGCATTCAATGACCTAATCCCGTAAACCTCAGTCTGGAAGTGGGTTCTCCTGTCATAATAAAGGCTGTGAACGTTTTAATTCCTTCTCTTTTCAAGTGAAGAACAATTTAAAGGAAGCTCTGCAACATTAATGTATTAGGGCACATTGAGCACTGGTGCAGTTCCCTGTAAATTAAGGAAGAATATTGAGAAGATTACAGAGAAGTATCAATATCAGTGAAAATGAAGTATTAATATAACACTAGTGATACCAATCCTTGGGTATATAAGGTATATAATTAATGCACAAATCATTGATTATGATAATAATCTTTACTGCACCTGAAACAAAAAAGTCACTTGGAAACTAGATATGACTTTTCTGCGGGATTTTACTGAAGTGGGCAAACCCACGGTTGAGGCAGGTAGGCACGCTGTCAGAAATGGCTACAAAAGCAATTGAAAGCTGtttattgtgtttgcagtttgatACGGAAACTGATATTCTGATAACCCTGTCCTGCAGTCTGCTCTCTGTTAGATAAGCCTGGGCTGCTGTTCCCTTTTAACAGTCATGAAAGAGATGAGAACCTGCTGCGGTTGCTGGTGTGAGGATGAACACAGACAGACGCGCAGGGAGGAGAAGGCAAATAATCGCTCTCTCTGATGCTAATGCTCTGCTCACACATGGACAGTAGGAGACTCGATTCAGGCTCTGATCAGAAGAGTCTGTGCCAGGGTGATTATGTAGTTAATGAGCCAGATGAGTAGCTGATAATCTTGCTGCCTTTTACTTCAA encodes:
- the ucmab gene encoding unique cartilage matrix-associated protein produces the protein MSWTYATLLAFLIVLLALSYSVSPEADSAAVSSRPGRAKDRQGQLKRIFMTEADATNFFRRRSRRGVKTQDEINIEQRQVLAADERKREFHEEKRNEFEGYAEEEHDEQNERTRESTEQWREFHYDGMHPPHEYNRHST